The proteins below are encoded in one region of Girardinichthys multiradiatus isolate DD_20200921_A chromosome 19, DD_fGirMul_XY1, whole genome shotgun sequence:
- the txlnbb gene encoding taxilin beta b isoform X1 — MSPSFLSLLRVSCSLLVYFEVVLSQLLYQRWPSVRNPSALFPFFFSGPLSCYLLRIMDACQESCPAPTGPGASPAKDRHIDLTEDLAQQLEDIISTYQASQIPAESEDIEEVTAAKEPDARKDQKLEKKMLKNLGKEAMLLMQSLNKLDTPEQKLETIIKKHAELLEEHRSDQKQMKTLQKKLLQVMKEKDQLQNEHSRAVLARSKLEGLCRELQRHNKTLKEETLQRCREDDLKRKEITTHFQGTLTEIQAQIEEHSSRNTKLCQENSALAEKLKALIAQYDQREANLEKVFKHRDLKEKLLETKLEQANLILKEAEGKHKLEKELLLKQVAEYKLQLNGLKEQETDMRSQLDMYSKKFDEFQGTVSKSNTVYSSFKQDMDKMAKKMKKLEKECHSWKARFDGCNKSLIDMVADRTIKEKEFELLTIKNQKLESLCRALQEQRKSLSEMVQGAQPDIHDPEQELKKGSEVQEAPKDPNEEPAQNTGSLTSAGAPVLTTPLTEALAKLKAEQALLKEIAGSFTISHTATTESADTQSHGLSGGIQEPEEKQAEESKHQDVHEDQNQEQRDREMESVD; from the exons ATGTCTCCGTCCTTCCTCTCTCTGCTCAGAGTGAGCTGCTCTCTCCTGGTTTATTTTGAGGTGGTCTTATCACAGCTGCTGTATCAGCGGTGGCCGTCTGTCCGAAACCCTTCGGCACtctttccctttttcttttctggaccTTTGTCCTG CTACTTGCTCAGAATTATGGATGCTTGTCAGGAGAGCTGCCCTGCCCCCACTGGTCCTGGAGCATCTCCGGCCAAGGATCGCCACATTGACCTGACAGAGGACCTGGCCCaacagctggaggacatcatTAGCACCTACCAGGCATCACAGATTCCAGCTGAGTCAGAGGACATTGAGGAGGTCACAGCTGCCAAAGAGCCAGATGCACGCAAGGACCAGAAACTAGAGAAGAAAATGCTCAAaaatttag GTAAGGAGGCCATGCTGCTGATGCAAAGTTTGAACAAACTCGACACTCCAGAGCAGAAACTAGAAACCATCATTAAGAAGCACGCTGAGCTg CTGGAGGAGCATCGCAGTGATCAGAAGCAGATGAAGACTCTGCAAAAGAAGCTGCTCCAAGTGATGAAAGAGAAGGATCAGCTGCAGAACGAACACAGTCGGGCAGTGCTGGCTCGCAGCAAACTGGAGGGGCTCTGCAGGGAGCTGCAAAGACACAACAAGACTTTAAAG GAGGAGACACTGCAGAGGTGCAGAGAAGACGACTTAAAGAGGAAAGAGATCACCACCCATTTCCAGGGGACTCTGACTGAGATCCAAGCCCAGATAGAGGAGCACAGCAGCCGCAACACCAAGCTGTGTCAGGAGAACAGCGCTCTGGCAGAAAAACTCAAGGCCCTCATTGCACAATACGACCAGCGAGAGGCG AACCTGGAAAAGGTTTTCAAGCACAGAGACCTGAAGGAGAAGCTGTTGGAAACCAAGCTCGAGCAGGCGAACCTGATCCTGAAGGAGGCCGAGGGGAAGCACAAGCTGGAGAAAGAGCTT CTGCTTAAACAAGTGGCGGAgtataagctgcagctgaatggCCTGAAGGAGCAAGAAACTGACATGAGAAGTCAG CTTGACATGTACTCCAAAAAGTTTGATGAGTTCCAAGGTACGGTGTCAAAGAGCAACACTGTGTACAGCAGCTTCAAACAGGACATGGACAAG ATGGCCAAGAAAATGAAGAAGCTGGAGAAAGAGTGCCATTCATGGAAGGCTCGCTTTGACGGCTGCAACAAGAGTCTGATTGATATGGTGGCTGAT AGAACGATCAAAGAAAAAGAGTTTGAACTTCTCACCATCAAGAACCAGAAGCTTGAGAGTCTTTGCAGGGCTTTGCAGGAGCAAAGAAAGAGCCTATCTGAGATGGTGCAGGGAGCTCAACCAGATATACATGATCCTGAGCAAGAACTAAAGAAAGGCAGTGAGGTGCAGGAGGCTCCTAAAGACCCAAACGAGGAACCAGCTCAGAACACAGGAAGTCTCACCTCTGCTGGAGCACCAGTGCTCACAACTCCACTAACCGAAGCACTGGCTAAACTAAAGGCTGAGCAGGCTCTCCTGAAAGAGATTGCTGGTTCTTTCACAATATCTCACACGGCAACCACAGAATCAGCAGATACTCAGTCACATGGACTCTCTGGGGGCATCCAAGAGCCAGAGGAGAAGCAGGCGGAGGAGAGCAAACACCAGGATGTCCATGAGGATCAAAATCAAGAACAGAGAGATCGGGAGATGGAGTCAGTTGATTAA
- the txlnbb gene encoding taxilin beta b isoform X3, which translates to MLLMQSLNKLDTPEQKLETIIKKHAELLEEHRSDQKQMKTLQKKLLQVMKEKDQLQNEHSRAVLARSKLEGLCRELQRHNKTLKEETLQRCREDDLKRKEITTHFQGTLTEIQAQIEEHSSRNTKLCQENSALAEKLKALIAQYDQREANLEKVFKHRDLKEKLLETKLEQANLILKEAEGKHKLEKELLLKQVAEYKLQLNGLKEQETDMRSQLDMYSKKFDEFQGTVSKSNTVYSSFKQDMDKMAKKMKKLEKECHSWKARFDGCNKSLIDMVADRTIKEKEFELLTIKNQKLESLCRALQEQRKSLSEMVQGAQPDIHDPEQELKKGSEVQEAPKDPNEEPAQNTGSLTSAGAPVLTTPLTEALAKLKAEQALLKEIAGSFTISHTATTESADTQSHGLSGGIQEPEEKQAEESKHQDVHEDQNQEQRDREMESVD; encoded by the exons ATGCTGCTGATGCAAAGTTTGAACAAACTCGACACTCCAGAGCAGAAACTAGAAACCATCATTAAGAAGCACGCTGAGCTg CTGGAGGAGCATCGCAGTGATCAGAAGCAGATGAAGACTCTGCAAAAGAAGCTGCTCCAAGTGATGAAAGAGAAGGATCAGCTGCAGAACGAACACAGTCGGGCAGTGCTGGCTCGCAGCAAACTGGAGGGGCTCTGCAGGGAGCTGCAAAGACACAACAAGACTTTAAAG GAGGAGACACTGCAGAGGTGCAGAGAAGACGACTTAAAGAGGAAAGAGATCACCACCCATTTCCAGGGGACTCTGACTGAGATCCAAGCCCAGATAGAGGAGCACAGCAGCCGCAACACCAAGCTGTGTCAGGAGAACAGCGCTCTGGCAGAAAAACTCAAGGCCCTCATTGCACAATACGACCAGCGAGAGGCG AACCTGGAAAAGGTTTTCAAGCACAGAGACCTGAAGGAGAAGCTGTTGGAAACCAAGCTCGAGCAGGCGAACCTGATCCTGAAGGAGGCCGAGGGGAAGCACAAGCTGGAGAAAGAGCTT CTGCTTAAACAAGTGGCGGAgtataagctgcagctgaatggCCTGAAGGAGCAAGAAACTGACATGAGAAGTCAG CTTGACATGTACTCCAAAAAGTTTGATGAGTTCCAAGGTACGGTGTCAAAGAGCAACACTGTGTACAGCAGCTTCAAACAGGACATGGACAAG ATGGCCAAGAAAATGAAGAAGCTGGAGAAAGAGTGCCATTCATGGAAGGCTCGCTTTGACGGCTGCAACAAGAGTCTGATTGATATGGTGGCTGAT AGAACGATCAAAGAAAAAGAGTTTGAACTTCTCACCATCAAGAACCAGAAGCTTGAGAGTCTTTGCAGGGCTTTGCAGGAGCAAAGAAAGAGCCTATCTGAGATGGTGCAGGGAGCTCAACCAGATATACATGATCCTGAGCAAGAACTAAAGAAAGGCAGTGAGGTGCAGGAGGCTCCTAAAGACCCAAACGAGGAACCAGCTCAGAACACAGGAAGTCTCACCTCTGCTGGAGCACCAGTGCTCACAACTCCACTAACCGAAGCACTGGCTAAACTAAAGGCTGAGCAGGCTCTCCTGAAAGAGATTGCTGGTTCTTTCACAATATCTCACACGGCAACCACAGAATCAGCAGATACTCAGTCACATGGACTCTCTGGGGGCATCCAAGAGCCAGAGGAGAAGCAGGCGGAGGAGAGCAAACACCAGGATGTCCATGAGGATCAAAATCAAGAACAGAGAGATCGGGAGATGGAGTCAGTTGATTAA
- the txlnbb gene encoding taxilin beta b isoform X2 produces MDACQESCPAPTGPGASPAKDRHIDLTEDLAQQLEDIISTYQASQIPAESEDIEEVTAAKEPDARKDQKLEKKMLKNLGKEAMLLMQSLNKLDTPEQKLETIIKKHAELLEEHRSDQKQMKTLQKKLLQVMKEKDQLQNEHSRAVLARSKLEGLCRELQRHNKTLKEETLQRCREDDLKRKEITTHFQGTLTEIQAQIEEHSSRNTKLCQENSALAEKLKALIAQYDQREANLEKVFKHRDLKEKLLETKLEQANLILKEAEGKHKLEKELLLKQVAEYKLQLNGLKEQETDMRSQLDMYSKKFDEFQGTVSKSNTVYSSFKQDMDKMAKKMKKLEKECHSWKARFDGCNKSLIDMVADRTIKEKEFELLTIKNQKLESLCRALQEQRKSLSEMVQGAQPDIHDPEQELKKGSEVQEAPKDPNEEPAQNTGSLTSAGAPVLTTPLTEALAKLKAEQALLKEIAGSFTISHTATTESADTQSHGLSGGIQEPEEKQAEESKHQDVHEDQNQEQRDREMESVD; encoded by the exons ATGGATGCTTGTCAGGAGAGCTGCCCTGCCCCCACTGGTCCTGGAGCATCTCCGGCCAAGGATCGCCACATTGACCTGACAGAGGACCTGGCCCaacagctggaggacatcatTAGCACCTACCAGGCATCACAGATTCCAGCTGAGTCAGAGGACATTGAGGAGGTCACAGCTGCCAAAGAGCCAGATGCACGCAAGGACCAGAAACTAGAGAAGAAAATGCTCAAaaatttag GTAAGGAGGCCATGCTGCTGATGCAAAGTTTGAACAAACTCGACACTCCAGAGCAGAAACTAGAAACCATCATTAAGAAGCACGCTGAGCTg CTGGAGGAGCATCGCAGTGATCAGAAGCAGATGAAGACTCTGCAAAAGAAGCTGCTCCAAGTGATGAAAGAGAAGGATCAGCTGCAGAACGAACACAGTCGGGCAGTGCTGGCTCGCAGCAAACTGGAGGGGCTCTGCAGGGAGCTGCAAAGACACAACAAGACTTTAAAG GAGGAGACACTGCAGAGGTGCAGAGAAGACGACTTAAAGAGGAAAGAGATCACCACCCATTTCCAGGGGACTCTGACTGAGATCCAAGCCCAGATAGAGGAGCACAGCAGCCGCAACACCAAGCTGTGTCAGGAGAACAGCGCTCTGGCAGAAAAACTCAAGGCCCTCATTGCACAATACGACCAGCGAGAGGCG AACCTGGAAAAGGTTTTCAAGCACAGAGACCTGAAGGAGAAGCTGTTGGAAACCAAGCTCGAGCAGGCGAACCTGATCCTGAAGGAGGCCGAGGGGAAGCACAAGCTGGAGAAAGAGCTT CTGCTTAAACAAGTGGCGGAgtataagctgcagctgaatggCCTGAAGGAGCAAGAAACTGACATGAGAAGTCAG CTTGACATGTACTCCAAAAAGTTTGATGAGTTCCAAGGTACGGTGTCAAAGAGCAACACTGTGTACAGCAGCTTCAAACAGGACATGGACAAG ATGGCCAAGAAAATGAAGAAGCTGGAGAAAGAGTGCCATTCATGGAAGGCTCGCTTTGACGGCTGCAACAAGAGTCTGATTGATATGGTGGCTGAT AGAACGATCAAAGAAAAAGAGTTTGAACTTCTCACCATCAAGAACCAGAAGCTTGAGAGTCTTTGCAGGGCTTTGCAGGAGCAAAGAAAGAGCCTATCTGAGATGGTGCAGGGAGCTCAACCAGATATACATGATCCTGAGCAAGAACTAAAGAAAGGCAGTGAGGTGCAGGAGGCTCCTAAAGACCCAAACGAGGAACCAGCTCAGAACACAGGAAGTCTCACCTCTGCTGGAGCACCAGTGCTCACAACTCCACTAACCGAAGCACTGGCTAAACTAAAGGCTGAGCAGGCTCTCCTGAAAGAGATTGCTGGTTCTTTCACAATATCTCACACGGCAACCACAGAATCAGCAGATACTCAGTCACATGGACTCTCTGGGGGCATCCAAGAGCCAGAGGAGAAGCAGGCGGAGGAGAGCAAACACCAGGATGTCCATGAGGATCAAAATCAAGAACAGAGAGATCGGGAGATGGAGTCAGTTGATTAA